From a region of the Microbacterium sp. nov. GSS16 genome:
- the serC gene encoding phosphoserine transaminase, producing the protein MSIEIPRELLPADGRFGCGPSKVRTAQVDALAAAGVSLLGTSHRQAPVKNLVGSVRERLSALFRLPEGYEIILGNGGSTAFWDAAAFGLIERRSQNLVFGEFGGKFAKAAAAPWLEAPDVRTADAGSLTVPEMADGIDVYAWPHNETSTGVAAPVQRVTAEGALTVIDATSAAGGIDFDVAQADVYYFAPQKNLGSDGGLWFATVSPAAIDRIERIAASGRYIPEFLSLKNAVDNSRLNQTLNTPALATLHLLDSQLEWILAGGGLSWAAARTTESSGLLYDWAAASAMATPFVADPAHRSPVVATIDFDESVDAVAVAKTLRANGIVDTEPYRKLGRNQLRVATFVSIDPDDVRQLIRAIEYVLAHQG; encoded by the coding sequence ATGTCGATCGAGATCCCCCGCGAACTCCTGCCCGCCGACGGACGCTTCGGCTGCGGCCCCTCGAAAGTGCGCACCGCCCAGGTGGACGCCCTCGCCGCTGCGGGTGTCAGCCTGCTCGGCACATCGCACCGCCAGGCGCCGGTGAAGAACCTCGTCGGCAGCGTGCGCGAGCGACTCTCCGCACTGTTCCGCCTTCCGGAGGGCTACGAAATCATCCTCGGCAACGGCGGGTCGACGGCGTTCTGGGACGCCGCCGCGTTCGGTCTCATCGAGCGCCGCAGCCAGAATCTCGTCTTCGGCGAATTCGGCGGGAAGTTCGCCAAGGCCGCAGCCGCGCCCTGGCTCGAGGCGCCGGACGTGCGCACGGCCGACGCAGGCTCTCTCACCGTCCCCGAGATGGCCGACGGCATCGACGTGTACGCCTGGCCGCACAACGAGACCTCGACGGGTGTCGCGGCTCCGGTGCAGCGCGTCACCGCCGAAGGGGCGCTCACCGTCATCGATGCGACCAGCGCGGCCGGCGGCATCGATTTCGACGTCGCCCAGGCCGACGTCTACTACTTCGCTCCGCAGAAGAACCTCGGCTCGGACGGCGGGCTGTGGTTCGCAACGGTCTCGCCTGCCGCGATCGACCGGATCGAGCGCATCGCCGCCTCCGGACGGTACATCCCGGAATTCCTCAGCCTGAAGAACGCGGTCGACAACTCGCGTCTGAACCAGACCCTGAACACCCCGGCTCTCGCGACGCTGCACCTGCTCGACAGCCAGCTCGAGTGGATCCTCGCCGGCGGCGGGCTCAGCTGGGCGGCCGCCCGCACGACCGAATCATCCGGGCTGCTCTACGACTGGGCTGCCGCGTCCGCCATGGCCACCCCGTTCGTCGCGGATCCGGCCCACCGGTCTCCCGTCGTCGCCACGATCGACTTCGACGAGAGCGTCGACGCAGTGGCCGTGGCGAAGACGCTGCGCGCGAACGGCATCGTCGACACGGAGCCGTATCGCAAGCTCGGACGCAATCAGCTGCGGGTGGCGACGTTCGTGTCGATCGACCCGGATGATGTGCGCCAGCTCATCCGCGCGATCGAGTACGTGCTCGCGCACCAGGGCTGA
- a CDS encoding DUF3027 domain-containing protein → MTSTPDELAETTRDLALAALHEITPPATVGPAAGHTVEESGAVSLRFENRLPGYPGWFWTVTVAQVDDSEPTVLEVELMPGDGALLAPDWVPWAERLAEYRAHQAELAAQAAGAPTDDPAGSEDDDSDDDDDPEVHDSEDDESDDDDSDEDVSPRLHAGDVDGVDIDELDESGDDSVDDDDSDDDSDDDDDSDDGDDSDDEEDSEDDEDSDDDEDSDDDDE, encoded by the coding sequence ATGACCTCGACGCCTGACGAACTGGCCGAGACCACCCGCGACCTCGCGCTCGCCGCGCTGCACGAGATCACGCCTCCTGCCACCGTGGGGCCCGCAGCCGGGCACACCGTGGAGGAGAGCGGCGCTGTCTCGCTGCGCTTCGAGAACCGGCTGCCCGGTTACCCGGGGTGGTTCTGGACCGTCACGGTCGCGCAGGTCGACGACTCCGAGCCGACCGTGCTCGAGGTCGAGCTGATGCCAGGCGACGGCGCGCTGCTCGCGCCCGACTGGGTGCCATGGGCCGAGCGCCTCGCGGAGTATCGCGCGCACCAGGCGGAGCTCGCCGCACAGGCTGCGGGAGCCCCCACGGACGACCCGGCCGGCTCCGAGGACGATGATTCCGATGACGACGACGACCCCGAAGTCCACGACTCCGAGGACGATGAGTCCGACGACGACGACTCCGACGAGGATGTATCGCCCCGTCTGCACGCCGGCGATGTCGACGGCGTCGACATCGACGAGCTCGATGAATCGGGCGATGACTCGGTGGACGACGACGACTCTGACGACGACTCCGACGACGACGACGACTCCGACGACGGAGACGACTCCGATGACGAAGAGGACTCCGAGGACGACGAAGATTCTGACGACGATGAGGACTCCGACGACGACGACGAGTGA